One genomic segment of Anaerolineae bacterium includes these proteins:
- a CDS encoding SufD family Fe-S cluster assembly protein, whose protein sequence is MSRVTEDIKEKARRALEKPASIGPDVDLRRYRDEAGEHPPVEDLSKLPEPQRQRMTKAGIDVTERQRAGSLIVMDHSVVHRRQNIQDLEILDIKQALQSYPDVRDFWWKAVPVDADKFTATAELDLDTGYFIRARAGARSTFPLQACLFIGQDGLAQKVHNLIIAEEGAELHIITGCAVDLNVRTALHVGITEIYVKKGATVTFTMIHNWGENVEVRPRTSIMVEEGGTFISNYVLMEPVQSIQTYPTAYLVGKGAVARFSSVIVGLPGSHIDVGSRVVLQAPETRAEIISRSISAGGHIIARGHLLGEAPRVKAHLECRGLMLRDDGIISAIPELSTRFADVDMSHEAAVGRIAQEEIEYLMARGISKEDAVAIIVRGFLNVKIEGLPAELQADLERVIQTADLSGL, encoded by the coding sequence ATGTCGCGTGTTACAGAGGATATAAAGGAGAAGGCGCGCCGGGCGCTGGAAAAGCCGGCGTCCATCGGGCCGGACGTGGACCTGCGGCGCTACCGCGATGAGGCCGGCGAGCATCCTCCGGTCGAGGACCTGAGCAAACTGCCGGAGCCCCAGCGTCAGCGCATGACCAAGGCCGGCATTGACGTCACGGAGCGCCAGCGCGCCGGCTCTCTCATCGTCATGGATCATTCGGTGGTGCACCGCCGGCAGAACATCCAGGACCTGGAGATCCTGGACATCAAGCAGGCACTGCAGAGCTATCCCGATGTTCGCGACTTCTGGTGGAAAGCGGTGCCGGTGGATGCCGACAAGTTCACCGCCACGGCGGAGCTGGACCTGGACACAGGCTATTTTATCCGGGCGCGCGCCGGCGCCCGCTCGACCTTCCCGCTCCAGGCGTGCCTCTTCATCGGGCAGGACGGCCTGGCCCAGAAGGTGCACAACCTCATCATCGCCGAAGAGGGGGCCGAACTGCACATCATCACAGGCTGTGCGGTGGACCTCAACGTCCGCACCGCCCTGCACGTGGGCATCACGGAGATATACGTCAAGAAAGGCGCCACGGTGACGTTCACCATGATCCACAATTGGGGGGAGAATGTGGAAGTACGGCCCCGCACCAGCATCATGGTGGAGGAAGGGGGCACCTTCATCTCCAATTACGTGCTGATGGAGCCGGTGCAGAGCATCCAGACCTATCCGACGGCCTACCTGGTCGGGAAGGGGGCTGTGGCGCGCTTCAGCAGTGTCATCGTCGGACTGCCCGGGTCACATATTGACGTCGGCTCGCGCGTGGTCCTGCAGGCGCCGGAGACGCGGGCCGAGATTATCTCCCGCTCCATATCCGCCGGCGGCCATATCATCGCCCGCGGCCATCTGCTGGGAGAGGCGCCGCGCGTCAAGGCCCATCTCGAGTGCCGCGGCCTGATGCTCCGCGACGACGGCATCATCTCCGCCATCCCCGAGCTGAGCACCCGCTTCGCCGACGTGGATATGTCCCATGAGGCGGCGGTGGGGCGCATCGCCCAGGAGGAGATCGAGTACCTGATGGCGCGCGGCATCAGCAAAGAGGACGCGGTGGCCATCATCGTGCGGGGGTTCCTGAACGTGAAGATCGAGGGCCTGCCGGCGGAGCTCCAGGCGGACCTGGAGCGCGTCATCCAGACCGCCGACCTGTCCGGCCTGTAA